One Aegilops tauschii subsp. strangulata cultivar AL8/78 chromosome 7, Aet v6.0, whole genome shotgun sequence genomic window carries:
- the LOC120969718 gene encoding uncharacterized protein: MKRKAGPNTININAFFKPLASSSQPTEIVNEADVQYTNPSPVNASDQEMPDVVNVAEQTEVITTPYQRDPGKRCQIWELPPDKQDDARHFYISKGAYRPELEEYPFDEKSKHRRRFQKDWYQNFWWLEYSTHTDSAYCLPCFLFSKKPVGRCGSDTFSVKGFRNWKKVNDGKACAFLTHVGGPDSAHNYSVQCYEDLKTSVAHIDKAMEKRNEKVETNARLRLKTTIDAMRWLIFQACSFRGHDESAGSKNQGNFLEMVKILASYNKDVAGVVLENAPGNAKYTSGEVQKEIVGILALEVQKTIREEIGNAKFCIMVDEARDESKKEQMAVVLRFANKEAEIIECFLDLVHVNDTAALTLKNAICTVLSDNNLNVQDIRGQAYDGASNMRGEWNGLKALILRECPYAYYIHCMAHQLQLALVAASREVHEVHNFFQNANFVINVVSASTKRSDELLANQAEEIAREIELGELDTGRGQNQIGTLQRPGDTRWSSHYKSIQSLKKMFAAIVAVLRGIASDRSVSKYSHGDAVGSLKIVISFDFVFILHLMEKIMKITDVLCKKLQYKSLDILNAMDFVSNTKVLLGELREHGWDSLLEEVKSFCVKHEIDIRFGPQVC, translated from the exons ATGAAGAGAAAAGCAGGgccaaacaccattaatattaaTGCTTTTTTTAAGCCCCTTGCTTCAAGTTCTCAACCTACTGAAATTGTTAATGAGGCGGATGTGCAATATACAAATCCAAGTCCAGTTAACGCTTCTGATCAGGAAATGCCGGACGTGGTAAATGTTGCAGAACAAACAGAAGTTATAACCACACCTTATCAGAGAGACCCCGGTAAACGTTGTCAAATTTGGGAGCTCCCACCGGACAAGCAAGATGATGCTCGGCATTTTTATATATCTAAGGGAGCATATCGACCAGAGTTGGAAGAATATCCATTTGATGAAAAGTCTAAACACCGTCGTCGATTTCAGAAAGATTGGTACCAAAATTTCTGGTGGCTTGAGTATTCAACACACACTGATAGCGCATATTGTTTGCCGTGCTTTCTCTTCTCCAAAAAACCTGTTGGGAGATGTGGGTCTGATACATTCTCGGTCAAGGGTTTTAGAAACTGGAAAAAGGTTAACGATGGAAAAGCATGTGCTTTTTTAACTCATGTTGGGGGCCCGGACTCTGCTCACAACTATTCCGTTCAGTGCTATGAAGATCTCAAGACCAGTGTGGCTCATATCGACAAGGCGATGGAAAAGCGAAATGAGAAAGTAGAAACTAATGCGAGATTGAGGCTTAAGACTACCATCGATGCCATGAG GTGGCTGATATTCCAAGCTTGTTCTTTTAGAGGTCATGATGAATCTGCAGGGTCTAAGAACCAAGGAAATTTTCTTGAAATGGTTAAGATTCTCGCTTCGTACAATAAGGATGTCGCAGGAGTTGTTCTGGAAAATGCTCCAGGTAATGCAAAGTATACATCCGGAGAAGTTCAGAAAGAGATTGTTGGCATACTTGCTCTAGAAGTGCAAAAAACAATTAGAGAAGAAATAGGTAATGCCAAGTTCTGTATAATGGTTGATGAAGCTCGGGATGAATCAAAAAAAGAACAAATGGCAGTTGTTCTTCGGTTTGCCAACAAAGAAGCAGAAATAATTGAGTGTTTCCTTGATCTAGTTCATGTTAATGACACTGCTGCCttaactttgaaaaatgcaatcTGTACTGTACTGTCAGATAATAACTTGAATGTACAAGACATCAGGGGCCAAGCATATGATGGTGCAAGTAATATGAGAGGGGAGTGGAATGGATTGAAGGCTCTTATTCTCCGTGAGTGTCCGTATGCCTACTATattcattgtatggctcatcaaTTACAATTGGCGCTTGTTGCTGCATCACGAGAGGTACATGAGGTACATAACTTCTTCCAGAATGCAAATTTTGTAATAAATGTTGTTAGTGCTTCTACAAAGCGGAGCGATGAGCTACTAGCGAACCAAGCGGAGGAAATTGCTCGTGAAATTGAGTTGGGAGAGCTTGATACAGGCAGAGGGCAAAACCAAATAGGAACCTTACAGAGACCAGGAGACACAAGATGGAGTTCACACTATAAGTCCATACAGAGCTTAAAGAAGATGTTTGCTGCTATAGTTGCTGTCTTAAGAGGTATAGCAAGTGACCGTTCAGTCTCAAAATATTCTCATGGAGATGCCGTTGGATCCCTTAAAATTGTCATATCATTTGATTTCGTGTTCATTCTACATCTGATGGAAAAGATTATGAAGATCACTGATGTGTTGTGTAAGAAACTCCAATACAAATCTTTGGATATTTTAAATGCCATGGATTTTGTTTCTAACACAAAGGTCCTACTTGGTGAGCTAAGGGAACATGGTTGGGACTCTCTTTTAGAGGAGGTCAAATCTTTTTGTGTGAAGCACGAGATTGATATCAGATTTGGACCGCAA GTATGTTGA